Proteins encoded in a region of the Verrucomicrobiota bacterium genome:
- a CDS encoding M81 family metallopeptidase, which yields MKKRVLVAGLFHETNTFVERRTRLADFQIARDETLLGVCGDPSPLGGALELAKEFGWEIVSTIDYRASPGGLVADAAVETFWSELREHAEPALARGVDGLFLVLHGAMVSESFLDVEGEILRRFRALPGADRLPIFGVFDLHANFTATMATHANCLVAYRENPHTDARESAQRAARLLERCFRSGEIPKMFSAHPPIIWPPTGTATATEPMRELEQLAREVERESSSFWAVNVVPGFSFADTPDTGVSFSIVTTGSAAAAEQALDRLCAAAIKHRELGCVAERPVDDVLRELSPLPAGLTVLAEPSDNIGAGAPGDGTGLLRALVRHRVHNAAMVLCDPAAVAWLTGLPLSSSMVLDLGGRGSRLDAGPLRLEVELVSRSDGRFQLEDTRSHLASMCGQQVDMGPCAVVRHGSLTLLLTSRPTPPFDLGQWRSQGIDPAKFSVVGVKAAVAHRRAYEPIAARLLTVDTPGPCSSNLRALPYQQVRRPVWPLDEL from the coding sequence ATGAAAAAACGGGTCCTCGTCGCCGGTTTGTTCCACGAGACGAACACGTTTGTCGAGCGTCGGACCAGGTTGGCCGATTTCCAAATCGCGCGCGACGAAACTTTGCTGGGCGTCTGTGGCGACCCGTCACCGTTGGGAGGCGCGCTGGAATTGGCCAAGGAATTCGGCTGGGAAATCGTGTCCACGATTGATTACCGCGCTTCACCGGGCGGGCTGGTGGCGGATGCGGCGGTCGAAACTTTCTGGAGCGAGTTGCGTGAGCACGCCGAACCGGCGCTGGCCCGTGGAGTTGATGGGCTTTTTCTCGTGCTTCACGGAGCGATGGTTTCCGAATCGTTCCTCGACGTGGAGGGCGAGATTCTCCGGCGCTTTCGTGCGCTGCCCGGCGCGGATCGATTACCAATCTTCGGCGTATTCGATCTGCACGCCAACTTCACTGCGACGATGGCCACGCACGCCAACTGCCTGGTCGCCTATCGCGAAAATCCACACACCGACGCCCGTGAGTCCGCGCAGCGGGCCGCGCGACTGCTGGAGCGGTGCTTTCGTTCGGGTGAAATCCCGAAAATGTTCTCAGCGCATCCACCGATCATCTGGCCGCCGACCGGCACCGCGACAGCGACCGAGCCAATGCGCGAGCTGGAACAATTGGCGCGCGAAGTTGAGCGAGAGTCTTCGTCCTTTTGGGCCGTAAACGTGGTGCCCGGCTTTTCATTCGCCGACACGCCGGATACGGGAGTCAGTTTTTCAATCGTTACCACCGGTTCCGCAGCCGCGGCCGAGCAAGCACTCGACCGGCTATGTGCTGCCGCCATCAAACATCGCGAATTAGGCTGTGTTGCAGAACGACCAGTGGATGATGTGCTACGCGAACTGTCCCCGTTGCCAGCGGGTCTCACAGTGCTGGCCGAGCCTTCGGACAATATCGGCGCGGGTGCGCCGGGCGATGGCACCGGCCTGCTTCGCGCCTTGGTTCGGCATCGAGTCCACAACGCGGCTATGGTGCTGTGTGACCCCGCTGCCGTGGCGTGGCTCACGGGTCTGCCGCTTAGTTCATCGATGGTGCTGGATCTCGGTGGTCGGGGAAGCCGTTTGGACGCGGGACCGTTGCGCTTGGAAGTGGAACTGGTTTCGCGCAGCGATGGAAGATTTCAACTGGAGGACACCCGGAGCCACCTGGCTTCGATGTGCGGTCAACAAGTCGACATGGGTCCTTGCGCCGTCGTCAGGCACGGGAGTTTGACGTTACTGTTGACGAGTCGGCCCACGCCTCCTTTTGATCTCGGTCAATGGCGCAGTCAAGGCATTGACCCCGCGAAGTTTTCCGTGGTTGGCGTCAAAGCGGCCGTCGCGCATCGCCGGGCTTACGAACCGATTGCCGCCCGCCTGCTGACAGTGGATACGCCCGGCCCCTGTTCCAGCAACCTGCGCGCACTTCCTTATCAGCAGGTCCGGCGACCGGTGTGGCCGCTCGATGAATTGTAG
- a CDS encoding enoyl-CoA hydratase/isomerase family protein, whose translation MKTIELQNTGPVAWVWLNQPQRLNAINETTLAELRLVFEELDRNEEVRAIVLAGRGPAFSAGFDVAYMAGLTPEAVADGLDGTRAVFDVIEKCSKPLIAAIHGAVMGGGLLLALVSDLRLANERASFGAPEVKIGIFPSLDLIPRLERVVGVGLAKKIVLTGEPIDATEAHRIGLVERIIPAESLHAEAQKLAEQLARLPPLAVQLAKEAFAAARGPGYADWEKKQFVACWASPQRPAAMRKFLGAG comes from the coding sequence GTGAAAACGATTGAACTGCAAAACACCGGCCCCGTCGCCTGGGTCTGGTTGAATCAACCCCAGCGCCTGAACGCCATCAATGAGACGACGTTGGCTGAGCTGCGTCTGGTTTTCGAAGAGTTGGATCGGAATGAGGAAGTGCGCGCCATTGTTCTGGCAGGTCGCGGGCCGGCTTTCTCAGCGGGATTCGACGTGGCGTACATGGCTGGATTGACGCCCGAAGCCGTGGCGGATGGATTGGACGGAACGCGGGCGGTGTTCGATGTCATCGAGAAATGTTCCAAGCCACTCATCGCCGCGATTCATGGAGCGGTAATGGGCGGCGGCCTGCTCCTGGCCTTGGTTTCTGATTTGCGTCTCGCCAACGAGCGGGCGAGCTTCGGGGCACCGGAAGTCAAGATTGGCATTTTCCCGTCACTGGATTTGATTCCGCGATTGGAGCGGGTTGTCGGTGTGGGCCTGGCAAAAAAGATCGTGCTGACTGGTGAGCCAATCGATGCGACCGAAGCGCACCGGATCGGTTTGGTCGAGCGCATCATTCCTGCGGAGTCATTGCACGCTGAAGCGCAGAAGTTGGCGGAGCAATTGGCCCGCTTGCCGCCTTTGGCGGTCCAGCTTGCCAAGGAGGCTTTTGCGGCCGCGCGAGGACCCGGTTATGCCGACTGGGAAAAGAAACAATTCGTCGCTTGTTGGGCTTCACCGCAACGGCCGGCCGCGATGCGCAAGTTTCTGGGCGCGGGTTGA
- a CDS encoding aquaporin family protein: protein MSPFTAELIGTMMLVILGDGVVANVLLNKSKGQNSGWIVITAGWAFGVTVGVYSVNSISGAHLNPAVTIGLAAIGKFAWSSVPGYVVAQMIGGFLGGTIVWLAYLPHWEETKDQSFKLAVFCTIPAIRKLPMNLLTEIIGTFVLVLGVLAILSPSNLKPNSGFDTGFAPFLVGVLVWSIGLSLGGPTGYAINPARDLGPRLAHFFLPIAGKGNSDWSYAWIPVVGPVIGGILGALFYKMCWVAA from the coding sequence ATGTCACCATTTACCGCTGAATTGATTGGCACAATGATGCTCGTCATCCTGGGGGATGGAGTGGTCGCCAATGTTTTGCTAAATAAATCCAAAGGGCAGAACTCCGGCTGGATAGTGATCACCGCTGGTTGGGCCTTTGGCGTGACAGTGGGCGTCTATTCGGTCAACTCGATCAGCGGCGCGCATCTGAATCCGGCGGTGACGATCGGGCTGGCGGCCATCGGGAAATTTGCGTGGAGTAGCGTGCCCGGATATGTCGTCGCGCAAATGATCGGCGGATTTCTTGGCGGAACGATTGTCTGGCTGGCGTATCTGCCGCATTGGGAGGAAACCAAGGATCAAAGTTTTAAACTGGCTGTGTTCTGCACCATACCCGCGATTCGCAAACTGCCGATGAATCTCCTCACGGAAATCATCGGCACGTTTGTTTTAGTCCTGGGCGTCCTGGCCATCCTATCCCCCAGCAATCTGAAGCCCAATTCCGGTTTCGACACGGGCTTCGCTCCGTTTTTGGTTGGCGTGTTGGTCTGGTCGATTGGGTTGTCACTCGGCGGGCCGACCGGTTACGCCATCAACCCGGCGCGCGATCTCGGTCCTCGGCTCGCGCATTTCTTTCTGCCCATCGCCGGCAAGGGCAATTCGGATTGGAGCTACGCCTGGATTCCCGTCGTCGGCCCGGTCATTGGTGGGATTCTGGGGGCGTTGTTTTATAAAATGTGTTGGGTTGCGGCTTGA
- a CDS encoding PIG-L family deacetylase, giving the protein MKITLLILTTFLLSLAANAEPAERLENYTNKTVMIFTPHPDDDTFAVGGTMALLSKNKNRVFVVIYTNDNKGSYDQDMTSERLARIRKAEEEASCAVLGIPKENIIWLGHDDGELEYVPPKMLCGQVTKIIRQYRPDAVLSVDPGEWYERWHKTDHRMAAFNTIDAVRAAEFHLYYPEHLLVDKLQPYTVPNLYFFYTTTNEANYYINIDSTFELKVEAVTKQVSQFEPSETKYRPDWDPKNLATLKSYYHMKHEKKDGHYVESFRYATGFNQK; this is encoded by the coding sequence ATGAAAATCACGTTACTGATTCTAACAACATTCTTGCTGTCCTTGGCCGCCAACGCCGAGCCCGCCGAGCGGCTTGAGAATTACACCAACAAGACCGTCATGATCTTTACGCCCCATCCCGACGACGACACATTCGCGGTCGGCGGCACCATGGCACTGTTGTCGAAGAACAAAAATCGCGTCTTCGTTGTCATTTACACCAATGACAACAAAGGCAGTTACGATCAGGACATGACTTCCGAGCGACTGGCGCGCATCCGCAAGGCCGAAGAGGAAGCGTCCTGCGCTGTGCTGGGCATTCCCAAGGAAAACATCATCTGGCTGGGCCACGATGACGGCGAACTCGAATATGTCCCGCCAAAAATGTTGTGCGGTCAGGTCACGAAGATCATCCGCCAATATCGCCCCGACGCGGTCTTGTCCGTCGATCCCGGCGAGTGGTATGAGCGCTGGCACAAAACCGATCATCGCATGGCCGCGTTCAACACCATTGACGCGGTCCGCGCGGCAGAGTTTCATCTTTATTATCCCGAACACTTGCTGGTCGATAAGTTACAGCCGTACACCGTGCCGAACCTTTACTTTTTTTACACGACCACGAACGAGGCGAATTATTACATCAACATCGACTCGACCTTTGAATTGAAAGTCGAAGCGGTTACCAAACAGGTCAGTCAATTCGAGCCGTCTGAAACGAAGTATCGTCCCGACTGGGATCCCAAAAATCTGGCGACGCTCAAGTCTTACTACCACATGAAGCACGAGAAGAAGGACGGGCACTACGTGGAATCATTCCGCTACGCCACCGGCTTCAACCAGAAATAA
- a CDS encoding aldolase: MSTKAAANKPSTWENPVKKLLHEGKPVFGITITVNSVEVAAQAASMGFDFLWLEMEHSPITLETVRNMVLATRGLPAVPFARVPVNEIWTAKRVLDAGVLGVVFPFSSTPELARQAVAACRYPPVGRRGSGARLATFRWPAPEGYYDFADKNIVVITTIEEARALDKIDEIAATPGLDVMFIGTSDLSFSLGLRGQQNHPKLEEAIAKIVAAAKKHGKFLGTIVSTPDEARKFMAQGFLFFQAVAELNLMAAGAQQFLAPLGKSAAPIKSKMLY, translated from the coding sequence ATGTCAACTAAAGCTGCCGCGAACAAACCGTCCACCTGGGAAAACCCGGTGAAAAAACTTTTGCACGAAGGCAAACCGGTCTTCGGCATCACCATCACCGTCAACAGCGTCGAAGTCGCGGCGCAAGCGGCCAGCATGGGTTTTGATTTTCTCTGGCTGGAGATGGAGCACTCGCCCATCACGCTGGAAACAGTCCGCAACATGGTGTTGGCCACGCGCGGATTGCCGGCCGTCCCCTTCGCGCGCGTGCCGGTCAATGAGATTTGGACCGCCAAGCGTGTCCTCGACGCCGGCGTGTTGGGTGTGGTGTTCCCTTTCAGCAGCACGCCCGAACTTGCGCGCCAGGCCGTTGCTGCTTGTCGGTATCCGCCCGTTGGACGTCGCGGCTCCGGCGCGCGACTCGCTACCTTCCGCTGGCCCGCGCCGGAAGGCTATTATGACTTCGCCGACAAGAACATCGTCGTCATCACCACCATCGAGGAAGCGCGCGCGTTGGACAAGATTGACGAGATCGCCGCGACCCCGGGACTGGACGTGATGTTTATTGGCACCAGCGACCTTTCGTTTTCGCTTGGCCTACGCGGCCAGCAGAATCATCCCAAGCTGGAGGAGGCCATTGCGAAGATTGTCGCCGCCGCCAAGAAACATGGCAAATTTCTCGGCACGATTGTGAGCACTCCCGACGAAGCGAGAAAATTCATGGCGCAAGGTTTTCTCTTTTTCCAAGCGGTCGCCGAATTGAATCTGATGGCTGCCGGCGCGCAACAGTTCCTCGCACCTCTCGGCAAATCCGCCGCGCCCATAAAATCAAAGATGCTTTACTGA
- a CDS encoding RraA family protein gives MISQPQAADTGNALATLYTAVVCDVLDGLGFRQQTLPASIRPLTPARAVCGRVFPARAATVDSTTAEPYKLEIAAVEAMAAGDVLVVDAGEERTCGFWGELLTTACVAKRVRGVVMTACTRDMWKIKDLNFPIFGIGYHPADSKGRADMVAIAEPIEIAGVKIRHGDWILGDEDGVVVIPAEALKEAVRLAREKVAGENLARADLARGIPMGEVFRKHGIL, from the coding sequence ATGATATCGCAACCTCAGGCTGCCGACACCGGGAACGCGCTTGCCACTTTGTACACCGCGGTGGTTTGCGACGTTCTGGATGGCCTGGGCTTCCGTCAGCAGACATTGCCGGCTTCGATTCGCCCGTTGACTCCGGCGCGAGCCGTGTGCGGACGTGTCTTTCCGGCGCGAGCGGCCACGGTGGATTCGACGACAGCGGAACCATACAAGCTCGAGATTGCCGCCGTGGAGGCGATGGCAGCGGGCGATGTGCTTGTGGTGGACGCGGGCGAGGAACGAACGTGCGGGTTTTGGGGTGAACTCCTCACCACGGCGTGTGTCGCCAAACGCGTGCGGGGCGTTGTGATGACCGCCTGCACGCGCGACATGTGGAAGATCAAGGATTTGAATTTTCCGATCTTCGGCATCGGTTACCATCCCGCCGATAGCAAGGGACGGGCGGACATGGTCGCCATCGCTGAACCCATCGAAATCGCCGGGGTCAAAATCCGGCACGGTGACTGGATTCTGGGCGATGAGGATGGCGTGGTCGTCATTCCGGCGGAAGCTTTGAAGGAAGCAGTCCGTCTGGCGCGTGAAAAAGTAGCGGGAGAGAATCTTGCCCGCGCCGACCTCGCCCGCGGAATTCCCATGGGCGAAGTGTTCCGCAAACACGGAATTCTTTGA
- the glpK gene encoding glycerol kinase GlpK, translating into MKYILALDQGTTSSRAIIFDHAGSIKSVAQQEFRQIFPQPGWVEHDANEIWSTQTNVAAEAILKAGLMAKDIAAIGITNQRETTVVWDRKTGIPICNAIVWQDRRTAAMCDRLRARGLASMIRRKTGLVVDAYFSGTKLQWILQNVEGAKKKAQRGELAFGTIDSWLVWNLTGGKNHVTDVSNASRTMLFNLKTCDWDDELLDIFGVPWSVLPEVRSSSEVYGETSFFSGSIPIAGIAGDQQAALFGQVCTQPGMVKNTYGTGCFMLMNTGTKPIASKNKLLTTVAWRIGNRTEYALEGSIFIAGAVVEWLRDGLGIIRSSADVESLAARVPDTGGVYLVPAFAGLGAPHWDQYARGTIVGITRGTNVSHIARAALEGIAFQVVDVLKAMEADAGIRLKELRVDGGACANDLLMQLQADLLGVPVVRPKISETTALGAAYLAGLAVGYWQNQSEIAEQWRADRRFVAAMKPAVRKKLRDGWARALTRAKSWQV; encoded by the coding sequence ATGAAATACATTCTCGCCCTGGATCAGGGAACGACGAGTTCGCGCGCGATCATTTTTGATCACGCCGGTTCAATCAAATCGGTGGCACAACAGGAGTTCCGCCAGATTTTTCCGCAGCCGGGCTGGGTCGAGCACGACGCGAATGAAATCTGGTCCACGCAAACCAACGTTGCCGCAGAAGCGATTCTTAAGGCCGGTCTCATGGCCAAGGACATTGCTGCCATTGGCATCACGAACCAGCGCGAGACGACGGTGGTGTGGGACCGCAAAACCGGAATTCCCATTTGCAACGCGATCGTCTGGCAAGACCGGCGCACGGCAGCAATGTGCGATCGGCTGCGCGCGCGCGGACTGGCGTCGATGATCCGCCGCAAGACCGGACTGGTCGTTGATGCGTATTTTTCCGGCACAAAGCTCCAATGGATTTTGCAGAACGTGGAAGGAGCGAAGAAAAAAGCGCAACGCGGCGAACTGGCTTTCGGCACGATTGATTCCTGGCTCGTGTGGAATCTCACCGGCGGGAAAAATCATGTCACCGATGTCAGCAACGCCTCACGCACGATGCTGTTCAATCTCAAGACCTGCGATTGGGACGACGAACTGCTCGACATTTTTGGCGTGCCGTGGTCGGTCCTGCCGGAAGTCCGTTCGTCGAGCGAAGTGTACGGCGAGACTTCATTCTTCTCTGGATCGATTCCCATTGCTGGCATCGCCGGTGATCAGCAGGCCGCACTCTTCGGCCAGGTCTGCACGCAGCCCGGCATGGTCAAGAACACCTACGGCACCGGCTGCTTCATGCTGATGAACACGGGCACGAAACCGATTGCGTCGAAAAACAAATTGTTGACGACGGTCGCGTGGCGAATTGGCAACCGCACGGAATACGCGCTGGAGGGAAGTATTTTTATCGCCGGCGCGGTGGTGGAATGGTTGCGCGATGGACTGGGTATTATCCGATCATCAGCCGATGTTGAATCCCTGGCAGCGCGAGTGCCGGATACCGGCGGCGTTTATTTGGTGCCGGCGTTTGCGGGACTGGGCGCGCCGCACTGGGACCAATACGCACGGGGCACGATTGTCGGCATCACGCGGGGAACGAATGTCTCGCACATCGCGCGCGCGGCGCTGGAAGGTATTGCCTTTCAGGTCGTGGACGTGCTCAAGGCGATGGAAGCCGACGCGGGGATTCGATTGAAAGAACTTCGTGTGGACGGCGGCGCGTGCGCCAACGATCTGCTCATGCAGTTGCAGGCGGATTTGCTGGGCGTGCCCGTCGTGCGCCCGAAAATTTCCGAAACCACGGCACTGGGTGCGGCGTATCTGGCAGGGCTGGCCGTTGGCTATTGGCAAAATCAATCTGAGATCGCCGAGCAGTGGCGGGCGGATCGGAGATTTGTTGCCGCCATGAAACCAGCCGTTAGAAAAAAACTTCGCGACGGCTGGGCCAGGGCGTTGACGCGCGCCAAGTCGTGGCAGGTTTGA
- a CDS encoding alpha/beta hydrolase fold domain-containing protein: protein MTPLQRLEPEHLKAAHEARMRFARERQTLTNLGVYEDFRAVIHIHADDSDHTKGTRQEVLDAAKKSGVRVVMFTDHHGPLPETWHGLRDGVLFIAGSEDDDGVLRFPNFDANRKPLPDGELRFLSQIEDRYDAATTGFTGMEICNRHTDAKIDNRFYDYLNEAANYPDKWRKVLENFKAYPDECFAAGSDHRPEVFAKWDRETQTNSFTGIAANDAHQNRVIGGTTIDPYDVSFRHLSTHILARGLTEPEIRRALRDGNVYVSHDWLCDPTGFAFGAANNLGVYPMGDTIPFLGTTRLAAVTPLAAKLKLIYNGKVVEETTGTNLNFSAKDAGAYRLEAWLTVDGEERPWIYSNPVYIKTPSAQAIRLPSTAISSNVEVKKDIVYIEGKPEDEGKHKLDLYLPKDKKSPPVFFFIHGGAWRFGDRAQYPAVGNRFAKEGLLTVVPSYRLAPKNPHPAQIEDVAAAFAWVVKHISEYGGDMNRIYVGGHSAGGHLSALLTLDEKYLKPYNLSQKNIRGTICLSGVFNLGTGDSQASVFGTDGQARKDASPLNHIKDSEPPFLVTYCQWDYLTLPAQARQFHAALRKAGLKSELIFVAHESHISEMLSITHDDDPLALAILKFVR, encoded by the coding sequence TTGACCCCGCTGCAGCGCCTCGAACCGGAACATCTGAAAGCGGCGCACGAAGCGCGAATGCGTTTCGCGCGCGAACGCCAGACCTTGACCAACCTCGGTGTCTATGAAGATTTTCGCGCGGTGATTCATATTCACGCCGACGATTCCGATCACACGAAGGGCACACGCCAGGAAGTCCTCGACGCAGCGAAGAAGTCCGGCGTTCGTGTGGTCATGTTCACCGATCATCATGGCCCGCTGCCCGAGACCTGGCACGGTTTGCGAGATGGTGTCCTGTTCATCGCCGGCTCGGAGGACGACGACGGCGTCTTACGCTTTCCCAACTTCGATGCAAACCGAAAACCGTTGCCGGACGGCGAACTCCGCTTTCTCTCCCAAATTGAAGACCGTTATGATGCTGCGACCACCGGCTTCACCGGCATGGAAATCTGCAACCGCCACACTGACGCCAAAATCGACAACCGATTTTATGACTACTTGAACGAAGCCGCAAACTATCCAGACAAATGGCGGAAGGTGCTGGAAAACTTCAAAGCCTACCCGGACGAATGTTTTGCAGCGGGCAGCGATCATCGCCCTGAAGTCTTTGCAAAGTGGGACAGGGAAACTCAAACGAACAGCTTTACCGGCATCGCGGCGAATGACGCCCACCAGAATCGCGTCATCGGCGGCACGACCATTGACCCGTATGACGTGAGCTTTCGTCACCTCTCGACGCACATTCTGGCGCGTGGGTTGACCGAGCCGGAGATTCGCCGGGCGCTGCGCGATGGCAACGTCTATGTGTCGCACGACTGGCTTTGCGACCCGACGGGTTTTGCGTTTGGCGCGGCAAATAATCTCGGCGTTTATCCGATGGGCGACACGATTCCGTTTCTGGGTACGACGCGACTCGCCGCGGTCACGCCGCTGGCGGCGAAGCTGAAATTGATTTATAACGGCAAAGTCGTCGAGGAAACCACTGGCACGAATTTGAATTTCTCCGCCAAGGATGCCGGGGCGTACCGGCTGGAAGCGTGGCTTACCGTTGATGGCGAAGAGCGTCCGTGGATTTATTCGAATCCGGTTTACATCAAGACGCCTTCCGCTCAAGCCATCCGCCTGCCCTCGACGGCGATTTCCTCGAACGTCGAGGTGAAGAAGGACATTGTCTATATCGAAGGCAAACCGGAAGACGAAGGGAAACATAAGCTCGATCTGTATTTGCCCAAGGACAAGAAATCGCCTCCGGTTTTCTTTTTCATTCACGGCGGTGCGTGGAGGTTTGGCGACCGGGCGCAATATCCAGCGGTGGGAAATCGTTTTGCCAAGGAAGGACTTCTGACCGTCGTACCCAGCTACCGGCTCGCCCCCAAAAATCCGCACCCCGCACAGATCGAAGATGTGGCGGCAGCGTTCGCCTGGGTCGTGAAGCATATCAGCGAATACGGCGGCGATATGAACCGCATTTACGTGGGCGGCCATTCAGCGGGCGGCCACCTCTCCGCTCTGCTTACGCTGGACGAGAAGTATTTGAAACCCTACAACCTTTCCCAAAAAAATATTCGCGGGACGATTTGCCTCAGCGGTGTTTTCAATCTGGGAACCGGCGACAGCCAGGCGTCGGTGTTCGGCACAGACGGGCAAGCCCGCAAAGACGCTTCGCCGCTCAATCACATCAAGGATTCCGAGCCGCCGTTCCTGGTCACCTATTGTCAGTGGGATTATCTGACGTTACCGGCGCAAGCGCGACAATTTCACGCCGCGCTGCGCAAAGCCGGATTAAAATCCGAGCTGATCTTTGTGGCCCACGAAAGCCACATCTCCGAAATGCTCAGCATCACGCACGACGACGACCCATTGGCGCTGGCGATTCTCAAGTTCGTACGGTGA
- a CDS encoding acylase: MTDWNCKSRRLISVTRRKQTSAWLLSVVIAVLASSCTAPISSTRSPASESVARNEILWDTWGIPHIYGKDGVGLFHGFGWAQAQSHGNLILRLYGQVRGRAAEYWGADYLDSDRWVRTMGVPRRAEEWYQAQSPEFRNYLDAFASGINDYAKEHLDQISADVRVVLPVKATDVIAHGQRVTHFTFVVNSGSVKNQAKNWHPDGSNAWAIAPSHSESGHALLLANPHLRWADFFLWYEAQFIAPGVNLYGATLVGSPLLSIAFNDYLGWTHTVNTHDGADLYELTLADGGYRWDGGVRKFEREEQTLKVKQKDGTLRDEKLVVRRSIHGPVVEEKGGKALALRVVGLDQPDTTRQYWEMGRARNLAEFEAAEKRLQNPMFTVMYADRDGHILHLFGGRTPVRPKGNYNWSGTVPGDTSATLWTKTHPYEELPRVVDPPSGWLQNANDPPWTTTFPPALDADKFPSYMAPRFMHFRAQRSARMLMEDPKISFDELVRYKHSTRMELADRILDDLASAVKQKGGENAQRAMAVLESWDRCADAGSRGAVLFEAFFKELTQRAGKSGPFAVPWSEKSPLDTPDGLADPAMAVAALEAAADKVQADYGSLDVAWGKVYHLLIDKVDLPANGGPSDLGIFRAAYFGRANNGPMQMAGGDSYVAAIEFSNPVRAKALIGYGNSSQPGSPHRTDQLPLFARKELRPVWRTRQEIEAHLEARKVF, translated from the coding sequence ATGACTGATTGGAATTGCAAATCGCGGCGGTTGATTTCCGTCACTCGCCGGAAACAAACCTCGGCTTGGCTTCTCAGCGTTGTAATTGCGGTCCTGGCTTCCTCCTGCACTGCGCCCATTTCTTCAACCCGGTCGCCTGCATCCGAGTCAGTCGCACGCAACGAAATTCTTTGGGATACATGGGGCATTCCGCACATTTACGGCAAGGATGGAGTCGGGCTTTTTCACGGCTTCGGTTGGGCGCAGGCGCAAAGTCATGGCAATCTCATTCTTCGTCTTTACGGCCAGGTGCGCGGACGCGCCGCCGAATACTGGGGCGCGGATTATCTCGATTCGGATCGGTGGGTTCGAACGATGGGCGTCCCGCGTCGTGCCGAGGAATGGTATCAGGCGCAGTCGCCAGAGTTCCGCAACTACTTGGACGCCTTCGCCTCCGGCATTAACGACTACGCCAAAGAACATCTCGACCAGATCAGCGCCGACGTCAGAGTTGTCCTGCCGGTGAAAGCCACTGACGTCATCGCTCACGGACAACGCGTGACGCACTTCACTTTTGTGGTCAATTCCGGCTCGGTCAAAAACCAAGCGAAGAACTGGCATCCGGACGGCTCGAACGCTTGGGCGATTGCGCCATCGCACTCCGAGAGCGGGCACGCCCTGCTGCTGGCAAACCCGCATCTGCGTTGGGCGGATTTTTTTCTTTGGTATGAAGCGCAATTCATCGCACCCGGCGTCAACCTCTACGGCGCGACGCTGGTCGGCTCGCCCCTCTTGAGCATTGCGTTCAACGATTATCTCGGTTGGACGCACACCGTCAACACGCACGACGGCGCCGACCTCTACGAATTGACCTTGGCAGACGGCGGCTATCGTTGGGACGGCGGCGTGCGCAAGTTCGAGCGCGAGGAACAAACGCTGAAGGTGAAACAAAAGGACGGAACATTGCGCGATGAAAAACTGGTTGTGCGCCGTTCCATCCACGGCCCGGTGGTCGAAGAAAAAGGCGGGAAGGCGCTCGCGCTGCGCGTCGTCGGGCTTGATCAACCTGACACGACCCGACAATACTGGGAAATGGGCCGGGCCAGGAACCTGGCGGAATTTGAAGCCGCGGAAAAGCGTCTGCAAAACCCCATGTTCACCGTGATGTATGCCGATCGTGACGGCCACATCCTGCACTTGTTTGGTGGACGGACCCCGGTCCGGCCCAAAGGGAATTACAACTGGTCGGGTACAGTGCCGGGCGACACCTCCGCAACCTTGTGGACGAAAACTCATCCCTACGAAGAACTGCCGCGTGTCGTCGATCCGCCGAGCGGGTGGTTGCAGAACGCGAACGATCCGCCATGGACGACCACGTTTCCTCCGGCGCTCGACGCCGATAAATTTCCTTCCTACATGGCGCCGCGCTTCATGCACTTTCGCGCGCAACGTTCAGCGCGGATGTTGATGGAAGATCCGAAGATTTCGTTCGACGAATTGGTTCGCTATAAACATTCCACGCGCATGGAACTGGCCGACCGGATTCTGGACGACCTGGCTTCCGCGGTTAAACAGAAGGGCGGCGAGAACGCTCAACGCGCAATGGCCGTGCTGGAGTCCTGGGACCGCTGTGCCGATGCAGGCAGTCGCGGGGCGGTTTTATTCGAGGCCTTTTTCAAGGAACTGACTCAACGCGCGGGCAAGTCCGGTCCGTTCGCGGTTCCTTGGAGTGAAAAATCACCGTTGGACACGCCGGACGGACTGGCTGATCCGGCGATGGCCGTCGCCGCATTGGAAGCCGCCGCCGACAAGGTTCAAGCGGACTACGGATCACTCGATGTCGCGTGGGGCAAGGTTTATCATCTGCTCATTGACAAGGTGGATCTGCCAGCCAACGGTGGGCCGAGCGATCTGGGGATTTTCCGCGCCGCTTACTTTGGCCGGGCGAACAACGGACCGATGCAAATGGCGGGTGGAGATTCGTATGTCGCGGCGATTGAGTTTTCGAACCCCGTGCGCGCGAAAGCACTGATTGGTTACGGCAATTCCTCGCAACCCGGCTCGCCGCATCGCACCGACCAATTGCCGTTGTTCGCGCGGAAAGAACTGCGCCCAGTCTGGCGGACGCGCCAGGAAATTGAAGCGCACTTGGAAGCGCGCAAGGTATTTTGA